A single region of the Erythrobacter sp. genome encodes:
- a CDS encoding heme-binding protein, with the protein MRKTFWIAAGGALALAGAAVAYAQYRNTEEPDYASVAIDGAFELRDYPALVVAEITHTGTRQAASSRSFRRLAAYIFGQDRPAGGEKIAMTSPVLQDRAREDEKIAMTAPVLEDEVAKDAWRMRFVMPAKYTLDTLPEPPADITLSEIPARRVAAVRFAGNGSAEDLAEMEQMLAEWVEAQGLRAKGAFEYAFYDAPMVPGPLRRNEVLVEVEEAAR; encoded by the coding sequence ATGAGAAAGACCTTCTGGATCGCCGCAGGGGGCGCGCTTGCCCTTGCCGGAGCCGCCGTGGCCTACGCCCAGTATCGCAACACCGAGGAACCCGACTACGCTTCCGTCGCCATCGACGGCGCGTTCGAGCTGCGCGACTATCCCGCGCTCGTCGTCGCCGAGATCACCCATACGGGCACGCGGCAGGCGGCCAGCTCGCGCAGTTTCCGCCGCCTTGCCGCCTATATCTTCGGGCAGGACCGGCCCGCAGGCGGCGAGAAGATCGCGATGACCTCGCCGGTGCTGCAGGACCGTGCGCGCGAGGACGAGAAAATCGCCATGACCGCCCCCGTTCTGGAGGACGAGGTCGCCAAGGACGCATGGCGGATGCGCTTCGTCATGCCGGCGAAATACACGCTCGACACGCTGCCCGAACCGCCCGCCGACATCACCCTGTCCGAGATTCCCGCCCGGCGCGTAGCGGCGGTGCGCTTTGCCGGGAACGGCTCGGCCGAAGACCTCGCCGAGATGGAGCAGATGCTTGCCGAATGGGTCGAGGCGCAGGGGCTGCGGGCGAAGGGCGCGTTCGAATACGCCTTCTACGATGCGCCCATGGTCCCCGGGCCGCTGCGCCGCAACGAGGTGCTGGTCGAGGTCGAGGAAGCGGCGCGCTAG
- a CDS encoding DUF1153 domain-containing protein, producing the protein MAYPRDISIAEAIKRYRLPRTHRVHWSPARKADVVRAVHDEAISFGEAQRRYLLSRSEFEQWERDLVGTQPGGARLEDA; encoded by the coding sequence ATGGCCTACCCCCGCGACATTTCCATTGCCGAAGCGATCAAGCGCTATCGCCTGCCGCGGACCCACCGGGTCCACTGGTCGCCCGCGCGCAAGGCCGACGTGGTGCGCGCGGTGCACGACGAGGCGATCAGCTTCGGCGAGGCGCAGCGGCGTTACCTGCTCAGCCGGAGCGAGTTCGAACAGTGGGAGCGCGACCTCGTGGGCACGCAGCCCGGCGGCGCGCGGCTCGAGGACGCCTGA